TGACGGCGACCGCGACGCCGTCGGAGCTGTCGACGGTGACGGCCACGGCGACCGCGACGGGCACCGCGGCGGCGACCGTGACGGCGACCGCGACGCCGTCGGAGCTGTCCACGGTGACGGCCACCGCGACCGCCACCGGCACGGCGGCGGCGACGTTGACCGCGACCGCGACGCCCTCCGGGCTGCCCACCGCGACGCCCTCGGAGTTGTCGACCGTGACCGCCACCGCCACCGCGACCGGCACCGCGGCGGCGACGGTGACCGCGACGCCCTCCGGCACCGGCGCGCCGGCGACCGCGACCGCGTCGGGGACGCCCGCCGCCACCGCGACGCCGCCGCCGACCGGCACCGTCACGCCGCCGCCCACGCCATCGGCATCGCCGACACCGACGACCATCCCCGGCGACTGCGCCGGCACCGGCGTCGTCACCATCTCGGACCTGATCACCGGCGTGAACATCGCCCTCGGCAACCTGCCGCTCAGCGCCTGCCCGGCGTTCGATGTCAACGGCGACGGCCGGGTCACGATCGAGGAGCTGATCCTCGCCGTCAACGCGGCCCTCACCTCGCCGCCGCAGTAGCGCGGCTCAGCCGGGCGGCGCGGATCGGTTGCTCGGCGCCACCGGCACGGTGGGGTGCCGGGCGCTACAGGCGCAGGCCGACCGGCAGGGACTCGTCGAGGATGCGCGCCCGCTCCTGGCCCTCGAGGGGGACGACCTCGCTGACCAGGCGCGCGGCGCGTTCACCGTGCGGCAGGGTTCGCAGGTGCGCGGCGAGGCGATGGCGCAGGCCGTCGTCGAGATCGCGCTCGCGGTCGCCGACGCAGCGGGCCATCTGCGCGACGGCGAAGATGGTGCTCGCCGGACGCGGCCACGGCGCGTCGAGCAGGCGCGCCACCCACGCCTCCACCGTGGCGCGCGGCACGACGCAGTTCAGCGGTCCGGAGAATGGCGCGCGCGCCCCCAGTCGTCCGAGCGCCCAGATCTCCGCCTCGGTCGCTTTGCCCTTCGCCACGACCGGCACCAGGGCGGCGCCGAGCTCCGCCTTCGCCTCCGGCGCCAGGCGCTCGCAGCTCGCCAGCAACTGCCAGTACTCGCGCAGCTCCTGCGGACCGACCAGCGATCGCTTCTCCTTGATGCGCGCCTTCAGCCGCGGCAGCAGGAACGGCGCCGTCTGATTGAACAGCTCCTGCTGTTGCGCCCGGCTGAGGCCGCCGGCGATGCGCTTCCACAGCCCCCACCATTCGACGCGGCATTGCACCGCGCGCGGGAAGCGCATGCCCTGTGAATAGAGCTTCCACAGTTGCTGGATGCGCCACTCGTCGAGCGTCTCTCCGAAGCCGGGGCGGAGCAGAAAGCCGCACAGGTTGAGCCAGCGCGCCTCGTGCTCGGGGCTGGCGGCGCGTCCGGCCGCGCCGGCCAGCAGCGCGTCCCACAGGGCGCGGATCGCCGCCAGCGGCCAGGCGTCCTTGCCGGCGTCGAGCGCCGCCTCGAGCTCGCGCACCAGGGTCACCGGGCTGCGCCCGCCGGCGGCGCCCTCGGGCGGGTAGACGCCGGCGAGCAGCGCCGTGGCCGCCGCCATCCGCGCCTCGGGGATCGCCAGCTCGCTCGCCGATTCCGGCGTCGGCTCGGCGTCCGCGGCGGCGGTCGCATCGCGCAGCCCGAACTGCAGGCGCCAGCGATGGTCGGTGGTCAGCGACCGGCACCACATCTCGAGCGTGCCGATCTCGGTCAGGCCGGCGACCACGTGCACCGGCAGCTCGGTCGCCGCCAGCTTCTTGCCGAAGCGCAGCACGGTGCGGATCGGCGGCAGCTCGGTGAGCGTCTCGCGCTCGGCGCGGACGACACTGCCGGCGGCGTCGCCGAGTCGGGTGCTCGAGGCGAAGAGCGGAAAGCTCACCGGCCGGTTGGCGAGGATGGTGAACCCCGGGCTGGTGATCTCGATCGTTTCGCCCTCGTGCTGGCCGCGGGCCACCAGGCACACCGCGTCCACCGCCGTCGCTGGCAGGTCCGGCGCCGGCGCCAGGCCGAGGAAGAAGGCGCGCGGGCTGCCGCCGCCGATGCGCACGCCGAGGCCGCGGCGCACCAGGCCGTAGTAGGCGGCGCCGCGCGACACCGCGAGGTCGAGGCTGTCGCTCTCGAGGACGCCGAGCGGCCGGCCGCCGTTCCACTGCGCCAGTTGCGCGCACAGGCGGTCGCGGATCACCGCCGGGGTCAGCGCGCCGCCGTTGAAGAGCACGGCGTCCGGAGATCCGAGCGCGGCGTCGTCCGCGCCCAGGTGGTCGCCGGCGTGCTGGGCGAGGAACGCGGCGAGGTGGCGCGTGACCTCGGCCTCGGCGGCGAACGGCAGACCCCACTCCTGCAGCCCGGCGCGCGGCGTGCGGCGCGGCCGCGCCTCGGCGCCGACGAGCGGGAAGAAGCCGTCGAGCACCAGGTCGGCGACCTCGTCGCGGGCGAGCGACGCCTGCACGGCGCCGCCGACGACGGCGCGGCCACGGCCGCCGAGGTGGATCGGCACCGCGGCCGGCGGCTCTGCGGCGAGCAGGCGTTCCTTGGCGTCGCGGCAGAGGTTGGTCAGCAGGTGCCAGCGCTGGCTGTCGAGCTTTTCGCCCAGGCGCGGTTCGAGCAGGCGGGCGAGGGCGACGTCGATGTTGTCGCCGCCGAGCAGGATGTGGTCGCCGACCGCGAGCCGCTCCAGCGCCAGGCGCTCGCCGTCGGGGCGGATGCGCACCAGGCTGAAGTCGGTGGTGCCGCCGCCGACGTCGATCACCAGCGCCAGGTGGTACGGCCGCAGCCGCTCCTCCCACTCCGCCGGGTGGGCGCCGATCCAGGCGTAGAACGCGGCCTGCGGTTCCTCGATCAAGGTCACGCGCGGCAGACCGGCCTGCTGGGCGGCGGCGACGCTGAGCTCGCGCGCCACCTCGTCGAACGACGCCGGCACCGTCAGCACGACGTCCTGCGCCGCCAGCGGATCGTCGGGGAAGCGCTGGTCCCACGCCTCGCGCAGGTGCGCCAGGTAGCGCGCCGAGGCGGCGACCGGCGACACCTTGCGCACGCCCTCGGCCGCGGCCCAGGGCAGGATCGGCGCCTCGCGGTCGACGCCGCCATGGCACAGCCACGACTTCGCCGACGACACCAGCCGCCCCGGCACGCGGGCGCCCTGGGCGCGCGCGTATTCGCCGACCGCATAGTCGCGCGCGGCGTCCCAGGGCAGGGCCAGAGCCCCCGGCGCGACGTCGTGCTCGCCGGCGAGATAGAGAAACGAGGGCAGGGTGGGCCGCTCGCCCACCGCTCCCTCGGCCACCAGTTGGGCGACGTCGAACGAGGCGATCGTCCGCCCGCCCGACCGGGTGTCGACGTACGCCACCGCCGAGTTGGTGGTGCCGAGATCGATGCCCACTATGAAGCGCGCCGCCATAGATCCTCTTTCACCACGGAGGCACGGAGACACGGAGCGCCGTTCAGCCTCCGGGTCTCCGCGGTGAAGACTCGCCCTGGGTTCTGACGTTGAATTCCAGCTTCCACCGCTGACCGTCGCGGCCGACGCACCACAGCTCGAGGACGCCGAGCGCGTTGACATCGGCCTCGAGGTGCACCGGGACGACGGCGCCCTCGTGGCCGCTCCAGTCGAGCGTCGCGTGCAGCGGCGGCAGCTCCTCGATCTCGTCGCCGCTCCAGGCGTCGAGCAGCAGCCCGGGATGGTCCTCGCGGCGGGTCGTCGAGCTGAGGAAGCGGAACTCGGTCGGCTCGCCGACCACCAGCGCCAGCTCCTGCGACGGCAGCTCGACGGCGCTGCCCTCCTCGAGCCCGTGCGGCACGACGCACAGCGCCTTGATCGGCGGCCGCATGCCGGGCACGGCGGGCATCGCGGATTCGATGCCGACGTAGAAGGTGCGCGCGATGCCGCCGCGGATGCGCACGCCGCGGCCGCGCCGCGCCAGGCCGTAATAGGCGGCGCCGCGGGCCACCGCGAGCTCGGGGTCGGCGCCGTCGAGCACGCGCACCGCCCTGCCCGGATACCACTGGCCGAGCACCGACAGCAGGCGATCGCGCAGCGCCGTGGCGCGCATCACGCCGCCGTTGAACAGCACCGCCGTCGGGGCGGCGTCGGCGCTGCGGCCGAGGAACGAGGCGAGGTGGCGGGTGATGGCGGCATCGGCGGCGTACGGCAGGCCGAGCTCCTGCAGGCCGGCGCGGCGCGGCGCCTGCGGCCGATCGCCGAGCGCGCAGGGCGGGAAGAAGCCGTCGACCAGGGCGGTCGTCGCGTCGCCGCGGGCGACCTCGACCCGCAGCGCGCCGCCGACCACCTTGCGGCCGCGGCCGAGGATGGCGACGGGCAGGCCCGGCGGCGGCTCGCTGCCGAGCAGGCGCTCCTTCACCTCGCGGCAGCTCGCCACCAGGGCGCGCAGTTGCCAGGCATCGAGCGCCGTGCCGTCGGCGGCGAGGCGCTCGCGCACGGCGTAGGCGAGGGCGAGATCCATGTTGTCGCCGCCGAGCAGGATGTGCTCGCCGACGGCGACCCGCTCGAGCTGCAGGCTGCCGTCCGCGTCGCGCGCCGCGATGAGGCTGAAGTCGGAGGTGCCGCCGCCGACATCGCACACCAGCAGGGAGTCGCCGACCGCGATCTGCCGGCGCCACTCGTCGCCGGCGGCGGCGATCCAGGCGTAGAGCGCCGCCTGCGGCTCCTCCAGCAGCGTGACCGCCGGCAGGCCGGCGTCCGCGGCGGCGCGCAGCGTCAGCTCGCGCGCCGCGGGATCGAACGACGCGGGCACGGTGAGCAGCACGTCCTGCTCGCCGATCGGGTCCTCGGGGAAGGCCGTGTTCCACGCCGCCGCGAGGTGGGCGAGGAAGCGCGCCGACGCGGCCACCGGCGACAGCGCGGGGACGTCGTCCGGGGCGTTCCACGGCAGCCGGATGCCGTCGCGATCGGGGCCGCCGTACGAGAGCCAGGACTTGGCCGAGGCGATCACCCGGTCGGGCACCTCGCTCGCCCGCTGGCGGGCGTAGATGCCGGCGATCGGCTCGCCCGATCCGCCCTCGGCGGCCGCCGGCAGGTAGAGAAACGACGGCAACTGCGGTGCCGCCTCGGTCGTGCCCGGCGCGGTGAGCTGCGGAATCGGCAGGACGCGAATCTCGTCGCTGCCGTCGAGCGGCGCATAGGCGACGACGGAGTTGGTGGTGCCGAGGTCGATGCCGATGACGTAGCGCGTGGTCAATGTCCCGCCGTCCTGGCCGCTCTACTGGACCTCGACCTCGGCCGGCGCCAGGATCGCGGCGTCGACGCCGGCGGTTTTCGGCAGCGCCACGTGGGTGGCCCGCCAGCCGCCGTGCTGCAGCACGCCCTGGAACGGCGGCTGGCCATGGACGTTGCCGGTGAGACGCACGGCGGCGGGTTCGAAGCCCGATGCCACCTCGACCGTCGCGCCGTCGTCCTCGGGATAGATGCGCGTGATCTCCATCCGTTCGTGCAGCGCCTTGCGGCAGCCGGCGTGGATGGCGCGCACGGCCGCGCCGACCTGCGCGTCGGTGTACGGCTGGATGTCCTCCTCGAGGAAGTCCACCAGGCGTCCTTCCTTCTGCAGCAGCGCCAGCAGGCGCAGGGCGCCCTCGGCCGTGCCATCGGCGGCCCCGCCGGCGCCGGCCGCAGGCGTCGGCGTATCGCCGCGCTGCATGCCGGCCAGGAGGGCGAGGATGGCGCCGACCAGCAGCGGCGCGCCGGTGAAGAACCAGACGAATTGCGGCCGCTGTCCGACCGACTGGCCGATCGAGTGCACGGCCTGCTGCAGGAAGCCCCCCTCGATCGGCGGCGTCGTGCCGGTCAGCTCCTGCACCACCAGCGCATGGCAGAGGATGTTGCCGGCGGCCAGCAGGACGGCCGAGAGCAGGATGACGATGATGAGCAGGGTGCGACCGCGCGCGTTCGACATACGGCGACTCCTCCAGTGCCGAGGTGACAAGCGACTGTGTATAGCCAACCCGCCTCGCCATCTCCATACGGCGGGCCGCTCCCGCCTGTTCCCCGTGCCCGCGCGATGGGGCGGGATGCGCGCCGCGGCGTCCGGTTGCGCCGATGGCTCGGAGTTGTCACACACGACGCATGCCGGAACGCATCGGCATCGACCTCGGGGGGACCAAGATCGAAGGCGTCGTGCTCGACGACGCCACCGGCCAGGTTCTCCGGCGCGAGCGCGTGCCCACCGAGAGCGCCCGCGGCTACGACTACGTCGTCGACACGGTGGCGGCGCTGGTCGAACGCCTGCGCGCCGCGCATCCCGACGCGGCGACGATCGGCATCGGCACCCCGGGGGCGATCTCCAGCCGCACCGGACTGATGAAAAACTCGAACACCGCCTGCCTGAACGGCCGCGACCTGGCCGGCGATCTGCGGCGGCGGATCGGCTCGCCGCTGCGGGTGGAGAACGACGCCAACTGCTTCGCCCTCGCCGAGGCCCGGCACGGCGCCGGGCAGGGGGGCCGGCTGGTGTTCGGCGTCATCCTGGGCACCGGCGTCGGCGGTGGGTTGGTCATCGATGGCCGGCTCTGGTCGGGGCCGCAGCACATCGCCGGTGAATGGGGGCATCACGTCATCGATGTCCAGGGACCGCCGTGCTATTGCGGCCAGCGCGGCTGCGTCGAGGCGCTGATCGCCGGGCCCGCCGTCGAGCGTCGCTATCGCGAGCGCGGCGGCGACGCCGCCGCGATGCCGGCGATCGTGGTGCGCGCCCGCGCCGGCGAGGCGCTCGCCCGCGAGGTGCTCGACGAGCTCCTCGCCCACTACGGGCGGGCGATGGCCAACCTGGTGACCATCCTCGACCCCGACGTGGTGGTGCTCGGCGGCGGGTTGTCGCTGATCGACGAGCTCTACGACGCCGGGCGCGAGGCGGTGGCCCGGCGGGTGTTCAACGACGAGCTGCGGACACCGATCCGGCGCCACCAGCTCGGCGACTCCGCCGGCGTGATCGGCGCGGCGCTGCTGGAGTGACGGGCATCGCGCGGACGGACCGCTCGGGTCAGCCTCGATACGACAAAACACCTTCACCACGGAGGCACGGAGCCACGGAGGGTGCAGCGTGGGAATGGCGGGTGGGCGCGATCCCTATGGCCATTGCTGATGGCGTTGGGGATCTCGCCCCCGAACCCTCTCTTGTCCAGGTTACTCCGTGTCTCCGTGCCTCCGTGGTGAAATGTTTTCGTCAGATCAAGGTTCGAGCAGTTCCTTCGTCGACGGCATGCAGAGGAGGTCGGACTTCAGGACGTCGTAGTACTCGATCGCCTGCACGCCCGGCTCGAGCTTGTTGCGGATCTTGATCTTCCTCGGCAGCTTCAGATCCTCACTCGGTCCCGCGCCCTTGTCGGTGCGGATCTTGTAACAGATGAGATGCGCCTCGGGATTCCGCAGCGGCGCCGGCGTGGCGGTGCCGTTGGTGCGCTGCGATGGATTGCACTCGAGGAACGGCTTGAGGGCGACGACGAACTCCTTGCCGAACTGGTCGATGACCCGCACCGTGCGCTTCGCCGGCTTCGGCTTCCCCTCCGTCGTCTTGATCCGGTAGCACTTGTACGGGTCGATGCTCATCGGGACGTCCGGCGTATCGGTCGGCGAGCTGGTGGGCGTGATCGTCGACGTCCGCGTTGGCGTATTGCTCGGCGTGGCGGTGTTGGCCGGCGTCAGGGTGATCGTCGGGCTGACGCAGAAACCGGTGGCGCCGTTGCAGCTCGCGTTGTTCACGAACACGCCGGGCGTGTTGCAGGTGAACGGGGCCACCACCGGGCCGCAGGCCGGGATGGCCTCGTTCTGACAGCACTGCTTGGGCGTCGGCGTGATGGTCGGCGTGTCGGTGACCGTCGGCGTGTTGGTCACCGTGGCGGTGCGCGTCGCCGTCGTCGTGACGCTGGCGGTCGGCGTGTCGGTCGGCGTCGCCGTGGGGGTGCCGGTCGCGGTCGGCGTGCTGCTCGGCGTCGCCGTGGGCAGATCGCCGGCGACGCTGCAGCCGCCCAGGCAGTCGTCGTTCAGGTCGAACACCACGTTCGGACAGCTCGACGCGGTGCACGCCTGCGTGCAGGCCACCGAGCCCGACACGGCGTCGAGGCAGAAGCCGGCGCCGCAGCCACCGCCGCGGCACACGCAGCACATGGCGCCGACCGGCGGCGCGGCGAGTGTCGCCGCGACAACGATCGCGAATCCGACGAACGCCGCGAGCACGCGCACTGGACGGTTCCGCATGTCTGTCCTCCCGAGCTGTCGCCATCGCAGGCGCGCCGTCCCGTTCACCCCAGGCGCGACTGCCCAGCACTCGACGACCACCAACTGCTGCAACCGGTCTAGGGAGCCGGCACCATGCATGTCAAAGTCGTCAGCGCAGATATGCGGCGCAGCGTATCGCCGACGGCTCGTCGACGTCCATTGCGGGAATTCCCGTATGCCGGCGTCGGCGCCGCGGCGGCCCGCGGACCGCTGACGGCGGGTCGAGACATCAGCACCGGCGATTCATTCTGTTCGTTTCACGAATGACCGAATTTCATTCGGCGGAAGTCTTGAATCCGATTCTGGACTCGACTATCCGAGCACGTACACCTTATGAAATTCGATCTGGAACAGCCCGATCTCGACGAGATCGACCTGCGCATCCTGGCGCTGCTGCAGGAGCACTGTAAGACGCCGCTGGCCAAGATCGGCGAGCGGGTGGGGTTGTCGGCGCCGGCGGTGATCGAGCGCATCAAGAAGCTCGAGGAGAGCGGGGTCATCGTCGGCTACCGGGCGCTGATCGACGCGCGCAAGCTGGGGCACGACATCGGCGCCTTCATCGGCGTGCTCACCACCCATCCGCGCGGCATTCGCGACGTCGAGGAGCAGATCGCCAGCCGGCCCGAGGTGCTGGAGTGCCATCACGTCACCGGCGGCTACACGCTGCTCCTGAAGGTGCGGACGGCGGACACCTCGACGTTGGAGGAGCTGATCAGTCACCTGCGCTCGATCGAGGGGGTGACGCGCACCGAGACGATGGTGGTGTTGTCGACCTTCACCGAGCGGCAGTTGGAGGTGCGGCCGGAGGCGCCGCCGGTGAAGAAGCGGGCGCGCAAGTCGGTGAGCAAGGTGCTGCTGCAGGCGAAATCCACCGGGTGAGAAGGAACGGCACATGGAACGAGCGCTGAAGCGACAGGGGTTGTACGACCCGTTCTTCGAGCACGACGCCTGCGGCGTCGGGTTCGTCGCCAACATCGACGGGACGCGGTCGCACGCCATCATCGAGCAGGGACTGACGGTGCTGCGCAATCTCACGCACCGCGGCGCCTGCGGCTGCGACCCGGAGACCGGCGACGGCGCCGGCATCCTGCTGCAGGTGCCGGACGCGTTCCTGCGCAAGGCCTGCGCGGCGATCGACATCGAGCTGCCGCCGGCCGGCGAGTACGGTGTCGGCCTGGTGTTCCTGCCGCGCGACGTCCAGGAGCGGAACCACTGCGAGCGCGCCTTCGCGAAGATCGTCCGCGAGGAGGGGCAGAAGATGCTCGGCTGGCGCACGGTGCCGGTGGACGAGCGTCACTGCGGGTCCCTGGCGCGCCGGAACCTGCCCGAGATCCGCCAGATCTTCATCGGCCGCGGCGCCCGGACGCCGGACCAGGCGGCGCTGGAGCGCAAGCTCTACGTCATCCGCAAGCGCATCGAGCGGCAGATCCGCGAATCGAACCTGAACGACCGCGAGTACTTCTACGTCCCGAGCCTCTCCGCGCGCACCCTGGTCTACAAGGGCCTGCTGCTGCCGGAGCAGATCCCGGCGTTCTATCTCGACCTCGTCGATCCCGACCTCGCCAGCGCGCTCGCCCTGGTGCACCAGCGGTTCTCGACCAACACGCTGCCGTCGTGGGACCGCGCCCACCCGTACCGCTTCATCGCCCACAACGGCGAGATCAACACCCTGCGCGGCAACATCAACTGGATGCGGGCGCGCGAGAGCCAGTTCGCCTCGCCGCTGTTCGGCGACGACATCCGCAAGATCCTGCCGATCATCGAGCCCAACGGGTCCGACTCGGCGATGTTCGACAACGCCCTCGAGCTGCTCACCCACACCGGTCGCTCGCTGCCGCACGCGGTGATGATGATGATTCCGGAGGCGTGGCAGAACCACGAGACCATGAGCGACGCCAAGAAGGCATTCTACGAGTATCACTCGTGTCTCATGGAGCCGTGGGACGGCCCGGCCTCGATCGCCTTCACCGACGGGACGGTGATCGGCGCCGTCCTCGACCGCAACGGCCTGCGGCCGTCGCGCTACGTGGTCACCAAGGACGGCTTCGTCGTCATGGCCTCGGAGGTCGGCGTGCTCGACATCGCGCCGGAGAACGTCCAGCACAAGGACCGCCTACAGCCCGGCCGCATGTTCCTGGTCGACACCGCGCAGAGGCGCATCATCGCCGACGAGGAGCTGAAGGAGGGCATGGCGGCGCGCCATCCCTACCGCACCTGGGTCGACCAGCACCTGCGGCGGCAGGCGCAACTGCCGACCGCCGCCGAGGCGGCGCCGGCCGCGCCGGGCGACGACCTGCTCACCCGCCAGCAGTGCTTCGGCTACACGCTCGAGGACCTGCGCATCCTCATGGCGCCGATGGCGATCAACGGCCAGGAGGCGGTGGGCTCGATGGGCACCGACACGCCGCTGGCGGTGCTGTCGAACAAGCCGCAGTCGTTGTTCAACTACTTCAAGCAGCTCTTCGCGCAGGTGACGAATCCGCCGATCGACCCGATCCGCGAGGACCTGGTGATGTCGGCGGTGACGACGATCGGCGCCGAGCGCAACCTCTTCGACGAGACGCCGGAACACTGCGCCCAGCTCCGCCTCGAGACGCCGATCCTCACCAACGCCCAACTGGCGCAGATCGCCGCCCTGAACGACGGCGCCCTGCGGGCGGCGCGGCTGCCGATCCACTACCCGGTGCGCCAGGGGGGGGAGGGGCTGCGCGCGGCGCTCGACGCGCTGTGCGCCGCGGCGTCGAAGGCGGTGGCCGACGGCGCCACCATCCTGGTGCTCTCCGACCGCGACATCGACGCGGAGCGCGCGCCGATCCCCAGCCTGCTGGCGGTCGGCGCGGTGCACCACCACCTGATCCGCGAGGGCTCGCGCACCCGCTGCGGCCTGGTGCTCGAATCGGGCGATCCGCGCGAGGTCATGCACTTCGCCCTGCTGATCGGCTACGGCTGCGCCGCCATCAATCCCTATCTCGCGTTCGCCACGCTGGTCGACATGATCCGCACCAATGTCCTCAAGGGCGTCGGCGAGGAGGAGGCGATCGAGCACTACGTCAAGGCGGTCACCAAGGGGCTGCTGAAGGTCGCCTCGAAGATGGGCATCTCGACCATCCAGAGCTATCGCGGGGCGCAGATCTTCGAGGCCATCGGCCTCAACACGGAGCTGGTGGACCGCTACTTCACCTGGACGCCGTCGCGCATCGAGGGCGTCGGCCTCGACGTCATCGCGGAGGAGTGCGCCGCCCGCCATCACCACGCCTTCGAGACCTCGCCCGCGCTCGACGGCGATCTCGACGTCGGCGGCCAGTACCAGTGGCGCCGGCGCGGCGAGTTCCACGCCTACAACCCGGAGACGATCGCCAAGCTGCAGCACAGCGTGCGCAAGGGCAGCTACGCGCTGTTCAAGGAGTACACGCGCCTGGTCGACGACAACAGCCGCGAGATCGCCGCGCTGCGCGGCCTGCTGCGCCTGAAGCCGGGCCGCCCGGTGCCGATCGACGAGGTCGAACCGGCGAGCGAGATCGTGAAGCGGTTCAAGACCGGCGCCATGTCGCTCGGTTCGATCAGCCGCGAGGCGCACGAGAACCTCGCCATCGCGATGAACCGGATCGGCGGCAAGTCGAACACCGGCGAGGGCGGCGAGGATCCGGTGCGCTTCACCCCGGACGCCAACGGCGATCTGCGCCGCAGCGCCATCAAGCAGGTGGCGTCGGGCCGCTTCGGCGTCACCAGCTTCTACCTCGTCAATTCCGACGAGCTGCAGATCAAGATGGCGCAGGGGGCCAAACCCGGCGAGGGCGGCCAGCTTCCGGGCCACAAGATCGACGAGTACATCGCCAAGATCCGCTACTCGACCCCGGGCGTGGGGCTGATCTCGCCGCCGCCGCACCACGACATCTACTCGATCGAGGATCTGGCGCAGCTCATCCACGACCTGAAGAACGCCAACAATCGGGCCCGGGTGAGCGTCAAGCTGGTGGCCGAGGTCGGCGTCGGCACGGTCGCCGCCGGCGTCTCGAAGGCCAAGGCGGACGTCGTGCTGATCAGCGGCTACGACGGCGGCACCGGCGCGTCGCCGCTGACCTCGATCAAGCACGCCGGCATCCCCTGGGAGCTCGGTCTCGCCGAGACGCAGCAGGTGCTGGTGATGAACGACCTGCGCGGCCGCATCCGGGTCGAGACCGACGGCCAGCTCAAGACCGGCCGCGACGTGGTCATCGCCACCCTGCTGGGCGCCGAGGAGTACGGCTTCGCCAGCGCCGCGCTGGTGGCGTCGGGCTGCATCATGATGCGCGTCTGCCACCTCAACACCTGTCCGGTCGGCATCGCGACCCAGGATCCGGTGCTGCGCCAGCGCTTCGAGGGCAAGCCCGAGCACGTGGTGAACTTCATGCTCTTCGTCGCCGAGGAGGTGCGCGAGTACATGGCGCAGCTCGGCTTCCGCACCATCGACGAGATGGTCGGGCGGGTGGATCGCCTCGACGCCCGCGACGCGGTCGAGCACTGGAAGGCGCGCGGCATCGACCTGACCCAGATCCTGCACCGCCCCGAGGTGCCGCCCGAGATCGCCACCCACTGCGTGACCACCCAGGATCACGGCCTCGAGCGCGCCCTCGACAACCAACTGCTGGAGCTGGCGGCGCCGGCGCTCGAGCAGGGCACGGCGGTCGAGATCGCGCTGCCGATCCGCAACATCAACCGCACCGTCACCACCATGCTGTCGGCCGAGATCTCGCGCCGCTGGGGCGAGAACGGCCTGCCGGCCGGCACGATCCGCCTCAATCTCACCGGCTCCGCCGGCCAGAGCTTCGGCGCCTTCATGGCCAACGGCATCGACGTGCATCTCGAGGGCGATGCCAACGACTATTTCGGCAAGGGCATGTCCGGCGGCCGCATGGTGGTGGTGCCGCCGTCGACGGCGACGTTCGTGCCGGAGGAGAACATCATCGTCGGCAACGTCTCGCTCTACGGTGCCACCGGCGGCGAGGTCTTCCTGCGCGGCATGGCCGGGGAGCGTTTCGCGGTCCGCAACAGCGGCGCCACGGCGGTGGTCGAGGGCGTCGGCGACCATGGCTGCGAGTACATGACCAAGGGCCTGGTGGTGGTGCTCGGGGGGACGGGCCGCAACTTCGCCGCCGGCATGAGCGGCGGCGTCGCCTACGTGCTCGACGAGGACGGCGACTTCGCCATCCAGTGCAACAAGGGCATGGTCGACCTCGATCCGCTCGAGGAGCGCGACGCCGAGCAGTTGAAGGAGCTCATCCAGCGCCATTACCAGCTCACCCAGAGCGCCGTGGCGTGGCGCATCCTCTCCGGTTGGAAGGAGCACGTCGGCAGGTTCGTCAAGGTGATGCCGACCGAGTACCGGCGCATCCTGGCCAAGGCGCACCTCGACTCCGACGCCGCGAAGCTGGCGAGCATCTGAAGCAGTGATTCGACGCAGAGGACGCTGAAAGCGCAGGGGTGCGCGGAGGATCACGAACCCTCCCGCGAGGCGCCGAGGGGTCCTCGGCGTCTCTGCGGTGAAGAAGGATTGGCAGACCGATGGGGAAGATCACCGGGTTTCTCGAAATTGAACGGGCGCTGCCGCCGCGGCGGCCGGTGGCGGAGCGGCTCAGGGACTGGCGCGAGCTGGAGGGGAAGCTCGACGACGCGTCGCTGCAGGCGCAGGGCGCGCGCTGCATGGATTGCGGCATTC
This portion of the bacterium genome encodes:
- a CDS encoding Hsp70 family protein, giving the protein MTTRYVIGIDLGTTNSVVAYAPLDGSDEIRVLPIPQLTAPGTTEAAPQLPSFLYLPAAAEGGSGEPIAGIYARQRASEVPDRVIASAKSWLSYGGPDRDGIRLPWNAPDDVPALSPVAASARFLAHLAAAWNTAFPEDPIGEQDVLLTVPASFDPAARELTLRAAADAGLPAVTLLEEPQAALYAWIAAAGDEWRRQIAVGDSLLVCDVGGGTSDFSLIAARDADGSLQLERVAVGEHILLGGDNMDLALAYAVRERLAADGTALDAWQLRALVASCREVKERLLGSEPPPGLPVAILGRGRKVVGGALRVEVARGDATTALVDGFFPPCALGDRPQAPRRAGLQELGLPYAADAAITRHLASFLGRSADAAPTAVLFNGGVMRATALRDRLLSVLGQWYPGRAVRVLDGADPELAVARGAAYYGLARRGRGVRIRGGIARTFYVGIESAMPAVPGMRPPIKALCVVPHGLEEGSAVELPSQELALVVGEPTEFRFLSSTTRREDHPGLLLDAWSGDEIEELPPLHATLDWSGHEGAVVPVHLEADVNALGVLELWCVGRDGQRWKLEFNVRTQGESSPRRPGG
- a CDS encoding ROK family protein, with product MPERIGIDLGGTKIEGVVLDDATGQVLRRERVPTESARGYDYVVDTVAALVERLRAAHPDAATIGIGTPGAISSRTGLMKNSNTACLNGRDLAGDLRRRIGSPLRVENDANCFALAEARHGAGQGGRLVFGVILGTGVGGGLVIDGRLWSGPQHIAGEWGHHVIDVQGPPCYCGQRGCVEALIAGPAVERRYRERGGDAAAMPAIVVRARAGEALAREVLDELLAHYGRAMANLVTILDPDVVVLGGGLSLIDELYDAGREAVARRVFNDELRTPIRRHQLGDSAGVIGAALLE
- a CDS encoding DUF2760 domain-containing protein; translation: MSNARGRTLLIIVILLSAVLLAAGNILCHALVVQELTGTTPPIEGGFLQQAVHSIGQSVGQRPQFVWFFTGAPLLVGAILALLAGMQRGDTPTPAAGAGGAADGTAEGALRLLALLQKEGRLVDFLEEDIQPYTDAQVGAAVRAIHAGCRKALHERMEITRIYPEDDGATVEVASGFEPAAVRLTGNVHGQPPFQGVLQHGGWRATHVALPKTAGVDAAILAPAEVEVQ
- a CDS encoding hsp70 family protein gives rise to the protein MSTRSASSSCGASAATVSGGSWNSTSEPRASLHRGDPEAERRSVSPCLRGERGSMAARFIVGIDLGTTNSAVAYVDTRSGGRTIASFDVAQLVAEGAVGERPTLPSFLYLAGEHDVAPGALALPWDAARDYAVGEYARAQGARVPGRLVSSAKSWLCHGGVDREAPILPWAAAEGVRKVSPVAASARYLAHLREAWDQRFPDDPLAAQDVVLTVPASFDEVARELSVAAAQQAGLPRVTLIEEPQAAFYAWIGAHPAEWEERLRPYHLALVIDVGGGTTDFSLVRIRPDGERLALERLAVGDHILLGGDNIDVALARLLEPRLGEKLDSQRWHLLTNLCRDAKERLLAAEPPAAVPIHLGGRGRAVVGGAVQASLARDEVADLVLDGFFPLVGAEARPRRTPRAGLQEWGLPFAAEAEVTRHLAAFLAQHAGDHLGADDAALGSPDAVLFNGGALTPAVIRDRLCAQLAQWNGGRPLGVLESDSLDLAVSRGAAYYGLVRRGLGVRIGGGSPRAFFLGLAPAPDLPATAVDAVCLVARGQHEGETIEITSPGFTILANRPVSFPLFASSTRLGDAAGSVVRAERETLTELPPIRTVLRFGKKLAATELPVHVVAGLTEIGTLEMWCRSLTTDHRWRLQFGLRDATAAADAEPTPESASELAIPEARMAAATALLAGVYPPEGAAGGRSPVTLVRELEAALDAGKDAWPLAAIRALWDALLAGAAGRAASPEHEARWLNLCGFLLRPGFGETLDEWRIQQLWKLYSQGMRFPRAVQCRVEWWGLWKRIAGGLSRAQQQELFNQTAPFLLPRLKARIKEKRSLVGPQELREYWQLLASCERLAPEAKAELGAALVPVVAKGKATEAEIWALGRLGARAPFSGPLNCVVPRATVEAWVARLLDAPWPRPASTIFAVAQMARCVGDRERDLDDGLRHRLAAHLRTLPHGERAARLVSEVVPLEGQERARILDESLPVGLRL